A genomic segment from Helicobacteraceae bacterium encodes:
- a CDS encoding peptidoglycan DD-metalloendopeptidase family protein — protein MRLFAFFLCCCISLLSNQVTEKTWATNLAFYDYLAANNIDSSLLADLDDETFGALKTILAETPYYEHRDEESDRLLHALIPIGDERQISLYYDKAAYRVEIIPVRYYYVTETLNAELKNSLRYDLAQITGNGKLASELVSIFEAKIDFNRDLFKNDRVGAVYDRKIRLGRTWSAIIVKSAFIETRKKRHYAIYRSEDESYYDETGKTLANLFLKYPTQFRKITSEYLPNGRVHPLLGVIRPHLGVDFAAPKGTPVVSVADGVVRFRGCQKECDSGYGRLVIIEHKNGWESRYAHLNDFANSLTPGARVKQGQTIGFVGQSGTATGSHLHFEARKGGQTTNPLALRNVRQNGLEGKELEKFLAEAKELLVRLDYLADVAESGVTRITSARLSESDAAN, from the coding sequence ATGAGATTATTTGCGTTTTTTCTGTGTTGCTGTATTTCGCTTCTATCCAATCAGGTAACGGAAAAAACATGGGCGACCAACCTCGCCTTTTACGACTACCTCGCGGCGAACAATATCGACTCCTCTTTGCTCGCCGATCTTGACGACGAAACTTTCGGCGCGCTCAAAACGATTCTCGCGGAAACGCCGTATTACGAACATCGCGACGAAGAGAGCGACAGACTTCTGCACGCGCTTATTCCCATCGGCGACGAGAGGCAAATTTCGCTCTACTACGACAAAGCGGCGTATCGCGTCGAGATTATTCCCGTGCGCTACTACTACGTAACCGAAACGCTAAACGCCGAACTGAAAAACTCTTTGCGATACGATCTCGCGCAAATTACCGGCAACGGCAAACTCGCTTCCGAACTAGTTTCGATCTTCGAGGCGAAAATCGATTTTAATCGCGATCTATTCAAAAACGATCGCGTCGGAGCCGTCTATGATCGCAAAATCAGGCTGGGCAGAACGTGGAGCGCGATAATCGTGAAATCCGCGTTTATAGAAACGCGCAAAAAGCGTCATTACGCCATCTACCGTTCCGAAGACGAGAGCTATTACGACGAAACGGGCAAAACGTTAGCCAACCTCTTTTTGAAATATCCGACGCAGTTTCGCAAAATTACCAGCGAATATCTGCCAAACGGGCGCGTTCACCCTCTGTTGGGAGTTATTCGTCCGCACCTCGGAGTCGATTTCGCCGCGCCAAAGGGAACGCCTGTAGTCAGCGTCGCGGACGGCGTGGTGCGCTTTCGCGGCTGTCAAAAAGAGTGCGATAGCGGCTACGGCAGGCTCGTAATCATAGAGCATAAAAACGGTTGGGAGAGCCGTTACGCGCATTTGAACGATTTTGCCAACTCTTTAACTCCGGGCGCGCGCGTTAAACAAGGGCAAACGATCGGTTTTGTGGGGCAATCGGGAACGGCGACGGGATCGCACCTGCATTTTGAAGCGCGTAAAGGCGGTCAAACAACCAATCCGCTCGCGTTGCGCAACGTGCGTCAAAACGGGCTTGAGGGCAAAGAGCTAGAAAAGTTTTTAGCGGAGGCGAAAGAGCTGTTAGTAAGGCTCGATTATCTAGCGGACGTGGCGGAAAGCGGCGTAACCCGCATTACTTCCGCAAGGTTGTCCGAAAGCGACGCCGCGAACTAA
- a CDS encoding UvrD-helicase domain-containing protein encodes MERYLSELNEEQKEAATTIDGPILILAGAGTGKTKTITTRLAYLLSLGIDPRSTLTLTFTNKAAQEMRSRALSMIDRNASYPPELFTFHKFGLLFLRFHIDRLNRRPSFVIIDSDDKKRILKQLCGEAIEPKIAASAISRYKNAVIGPEMALTQNDGLDPFSKKRFETIAKIYEQYDAYLTANNLVDFDDLLLLPHRIMLDCPDLKSHISGRYQYVMVDEYQDTNELQFQLLRQLCSEHENLCVVGDDDQSIYGWRGANVRNILGFCDHFNGVKVVKLEINYRSTKEIIKAANELIGHNRVRYEKRLRGFLGNGEAIKIKESNDEIEEALFIAKEARRRIDGGVSAKNIAVLFRINALSRALEEGFAKARVPFQLVDSVSFYERQEIKDAIAYLRLAVNPDDDFSARRAMNRPRRGIGDLTQKKLAKAAEDRRLTLMGLLESVSDDELEAIVSKKAAQSLREFESAIRELSAFAHESAAKLIDRFEALIGLRRYYEEREESERALNLDELYGLARDFSVNNDGAGLVEFLSESALASDQDSIGGEVVNLMTIHAAKGLEFDHVFVVGLEEGFFPLIGDTSDIEEERRLGYVAFTRAKKSLTLCSAQSRFFHGKREMMKKSRFFAEAALTAGCLTIEDCPRFRQGDLIKHEIFGIGRVLSAVKASKQQKLTINFCGIRREILSNFVERI; translated from the coding sequence ATGGAACGCTACTTGTCCGAACTTAACGAGGAGCAAAAAGAGGCGGCGACTACGATCGACGGACCTATTTTGATTCTTGCCGGCGCTGGTACCGGCAAAACCAAAACGATCACTACGAGACTCGCCTATCTGCTCTCTTTAGGAATCGATCCGCGCTCGACGCTTACGCTCACCTTCACCAACAAAGCCGCGCAAGAGATGCGATCGCGCGCGCTTAGTATGATTGATCGAAACGCGTCGTATCCTCCGGAGCTTTTTACCTTTCATAAATTCGGTTTGCTGTTTTTACGTTTTCATATCGACAGGCTAAATCGCAGACCCTCTTTTGTAATTATAGATTCGGACGACAAAAAACGGATATTAAAACAGCTATGCGGCGAAGCGATCGAGCCTAAGATAGCCGCGAGCGCGATCAGCCGATACAAAAACGCCGTAATCGGTCCCGAAATGGCGCTAACGCAAAACGACGGGTTAGACCCGTTTTCCAAAAAACGTTTCGAGACAATCGCGAAGATTTATGAACAATACGACGCTTATCTCACGGCGAATAATCTTGTGGATTTTGACGATCTGTTGCTCTTGCCGCACCGCATTATGCTCGACTGCCCCGATCTGAAATCGCATATCAGCGGACGTTATCAATACGTTATGGTTGATGAGTATCAGGACACAAACGAATTACAATTTCAGCTTTTGCGACAGTTATGCTCCGAACACGAGAACCTATGCGTAGTCGGGGACGACGATCAGAGCATTTACGGCTGGCGCGGCGCCAACGTGCGCAATATTCTGGGCTTTTGCGATCATTTTAACGGCGTTAAAGTCGTTAAGCTGGAGATCAATTACCGATCGACCAAAGAGATCATCAAGGCGGCGAACGAGCTAATCGGACACAATCGCGTCAGATACGAAAAACGGCTTAGAGGCTTTTTAGGAAATGGAGAGGCGATCAAAATAAAAGAGTCCAACGACGAGATCGAGGAGGCGCTGTTTATCGCAAAAGAGGCGCGAAGGCGCATCGACGGCGGCGTTTCGGCGAAAAATATCGCCGTTTTATTTAGGATCAACGCGCTTTCTCGCGCCCTCGAAGAGGGATTCGCCAAAGCGCGCGTGCCTTTTCAGCTTGTGGATAGCGTGAGTTTTTACGAGCGTCAGGAGATTAAAGACGCGATCGCCTATCTGCGCCTCGCCGTCAATCCAGACGACGACTTTTCCGCCCGCAGAGCGATGAACAGACCCAGACGGGGCATAGGCGATCTAACGCAAAAGAAGCTCGCCAAAGCCGCCGAAGATCGGCGGCTGACGCTTATGGGACTGCTTGAGAGCGTAAGCGACGACGAACTTGAGGCGATCGTTAGCAAAAAGGCGGCGCAGTCGCTAAGGGAGTTTGAATCGGCAATCAGAGAACTTTCGGCGTTCGCGCACGAAAGCGCGGCAAAGCTAATCGATCGTTTTGAAGCCTTGATCGGCTTGCGGCGTTACTACGAGGAGAGAGAGGAGAGCGAACGAGCGTTGAATTTGGACGAGCTTTACGGGTTGGCTAGGGATTTCTCGGTAAACAACGACGGCGCGGGACTCGTGGAATTTCTGTCGGAAAGCGCGCTGGCAAGCGATCAGGATTCGATTGGCGGCGAGGTGGTTAATCTGATGACGATTCACGCCGCAAAAGGGTTGGAGTTTGATCACGTTTTCGTAGTCGGATTAGAAGAGGGGTTTTTTCCGCTAATTGGCGATACGAGCGATATAGAAGAGGAGCGGCGGCTCGGCTACGTGGCTTTTACGCGGGCGAAAAAAAGTCTGACGCTCTGTTCGGCGCAAAGCCGTTTTTTTCACGGCAAGCGCGAAATGATGAAAAAAAGCCGTTTTTTCGCCGAAGCCGCTTTGACTGCGGGCTGCCTTACGATCGAGGATTGCCCGCGCTTTAGACAAGGCGATCTGATCAAGCATGAGATTTTTGGAATCGGGCGCGTTCTTAGCGCGGTAAAGGCAAGCAAACAGCAAAAACTCACCATTAACTTTTGCGGAATACGACGCGAAATACTCTCCAATTTCGTCGAAAGAATATAG
- a CDS encoding ATP-binding protein: MQKNDKTLELLLDFIEAQSAKQSAIFAQLKCTEAEAELLRLLTKAYLEGATEISVYNLLSDAYKKERAGCVTRINEVRTLIDLGWVTLGGFHHGRTSEIVSLELLRQSISLSTTFMKLIEDGSLDTPPQEVKPYDDHLEYLQEEFLRVDLYQKLALMRQNYDPSTSSFKRLRGRIAALENQIQARILASKEPPKLVKYFKDRRFDEKERIIFLALLKEEYGGNEDSLRDMNALIEIVSFDDYDKIKNRSLLEENAPLISKGAIDYEEVLTPFGGVSRSFYVADDALKEIIHPKKRRGRAIKLETLIKEQDIFELIDPKTTLDDVVLQVETKEALNNIVRQMDRLVVKRLKEWGIKDKSRGIDAKIIFYGAPGTGKTMTAFSIAKTLKRRAISFDCSKILSMYVGESEKNVRRIFDAYKEISAKTKTEPILLLNEADQFLSGRVAGAIGGAEKMHNQMQNIFLEQIERFNGILIAATNLLDNIDPAFSRRFDYKIKFEKPNESERLEIWKKLFPKNAPIAKNFNLKTLAKYQLTGAQIALTIKNAAMSVAVQKTPLFTNEIFDRAIKKELSGAFDDEKTLGFLS; the protein is encoded by the coding sequence ATGCAAAAAAACGATAAAACGTTAGAACTATTACTTGACTTTATCGAGGCGCAATCGGCAAAACAGAGCGCGATCTTCGCGCAGTTAAAATGCACGGAAGCCGAAGCGGAGCTTTTGCGGCTGCTTACCAAAGCCTATCTGGAGGGCGCGACGGAGATCAGCGTTTATAATTTGTTAAGCGACGCGTATAAAAAAGAGCGCGCCGGTTGCGTAACCCGCATAAACGAAGTGAGAACTCTGATCGATCTAGGTTGGGTAACGCTGGGCGGATTTCATCACGGGCGCACAAGCGAAATCGTATCGCTGGAGCTGTTACGCCAGTCAATCTCGCTCTCTACAACCTTTATGAAGCTGATCGAAGACGGCAGTTTGGATACGCCGCCGCAGGAGGTGAAGCCTTACGACGATCATTTGGAATATCTGCAAGAGGAGTTTTTACGCGTCGATCTCTATCAGAAGCTGGCGCTTATGCGTCAAAACTACGATCCTTCCACCTCTAGTTTCAAGCGGTTAAGGGGGCGGATCGCGGCGCTTGAAAATCAGATTCAGGCGCGTATTTTAGCCTCTAAAGAGCCGCCAAAACTCGTTAAATACTTCAAAGATCGGCGTTTTGACGAAAAGGAGCGGATCATATTTTTAGCGCTGCTCAAAGAGGAATACGGCGGCAACGAGGATAGCCTGCGCGATATGAACGCGCTTATCGAGATTGTCAGTTTCGACGATTACGACAAGATCAAAAACCGAAGTCTTTTGGAGGAGAACGCGCCGCTAATTTCTAAAGGCGCTATCGATTACGAGGAGGTGCTGACCCCCTTCGGCGGCGTTAGCAGATCGTTCTACGTCGCCGACGACGCGTTAAAGGAGATTATTCACCCAAAAAAGAGAAGGGGGCGGGCGATCAAGCTAGAAACGTTGATAAAAGAGCAGGATATTTTTGAATTGATCGATCCGAAAACCACGCTGGACGACGTTGTTTTGCAAGTCGAAACCAAAGAGGCGTTAAACAATATCGTCAGACAGATGGATCGCCTTGTCGTGAAGCGGCTTAAAGAGTGGGGAATCAAAGATAAATCGCGCGGAATCGACGCCAAAATTATTTTTTACGGAGCGCCCGGAACCGGCAAGACGATGACCGCGTTTTCGATCGCCAAAACCCTCAAAAGACGGGCGATTAGTTTTGATTGCTCCAAGATACTATCTATGTACGTGGGCGAGAGCGAAAAAAACGTCCGCAGGATTTTCGACGCCTACAAAGAGATTTCGGCAAAAACCAAAACCGAGCCGATCTTGCTGTTAAACGAAGCCGATCAGTTCTTATCGGGACGCGTTGCGGGCGCGATCGGCGGCGCGGAGAAGATGCACAATCAGATGCAGAATATCTTTTTGGAACAGATCGAGCGTTTTAACGGGATATTGATCGCCGCCACTAATTTGCTTGACAACATCGATCCCGCGTTTTCGCGCAGATTTGATTACAAGATCAAGTTTGAAAAACCAAACGAATCCGAACGGCTTGAGATATGGAAAAAACTATTTCCAAAAAACGCGCCGATCGCAAAAAATTTCAACCTCAAAACGCTCGCTAAATATCAGCTCACGGGGGCGCAGATCGCGCTTACGATCAAAAACGCCGCTATGAGCGTCGCGGTTCAAAAAACGCCGCTTTTTACCAACGAGATTTTTGATCGCGCAATTAAAAAAGAGTTAAGCGGCGCTTTTGACGACGAAAAAACGCTTGGGTTTTTATCGTAA
- a CDS encoding ATP-binding cassette domain-containing protein, whose product MSIVIKKLKIALGDRTLVDISLTIDSALGLVGASGSGKSLTLKALLNLLPQSMSVEKEIEAPFTIERGRSAAFIPQNPFTALSPMSKIKDQFHTKKERARELLEQTGLGAWALDRFPAELSGGQLQRVICAIALSSAPKLLLLDEPTTALDGKSKTEIIALLKTIKDGGVKALFVSHDFASVAAISDAIAVIDQGKIIETGLTREILSAPKNAQTKRLIESGFENREFRK is encoded by the coding sequence ATGAGCATAGTAATTAAAAAGCTCAAAATCGCGCTGGGCGATAGGACGCTCGTCGATATTTCGCTTACAATCGACTCCGCGCTTGGGCTTGTCGGCGCTAGCGGTAGCGGAAAAAGCCTGACGCTAAAAGCTCTGTTGAATCTTCTGCCGCAATCGATGAGCGTCGAAAAGGAGATCGAGGCGCCTTTTACGATCGAGCGCGGCAGAAGCGCGGCTTTTATCCCGCAAAACCCCTTTACCGCGCTTAGCCCGATGAGTAAAATTAAGGATCAGTTTCATACGAAAAAAGAGAGGGCTAGAGAGCTATTAGAGCAAACGGGGCTTGGCGCGTGGGCGTTAGATCGTTTTCCTGCGGAGCTTAGCGGCGGGCAGCTGCAGCGCGTAATCTGCGCGATCGCGCTATCTAGCGCCCCGAAGCTATTGCTTTTGGACGAGCCTACGACCGCGTTGGACGGCAAGTCTAAAACGGAGATAATAGCGCTGCTTAAAACAATAAAGGACGGCGGCGTAAAAGCGCTCTTTGTTTCTCACGATTTCGCGAGCGTGGCGGCGATCAGCGACGCGATTGCCGTAATAGATCAAGGTAAAATTATAGAGACGGGTTTAACGCGCGAGATTTTAAGCGCTCCGAAAAACGCGCAGACCAAAAGGTTAATCGAGTCCGGCTTCGAAAACAGGGAGTTCAGAAAATGA
- a CDS encoding ATP-binding cassette domain-containing protein — MVTAIGITQRYGARVLFENINLTLDKGKRYGLIGANGAGKTTFLRILTGQNEPSSGSVAIDPNARVGVLDQNQFAYENYTLFDTVLMGNKRLYDALKEKEKLYAEGDFDDEKVNNRLAELEMITAEEDPTYEAPTRVTKILEELGFSEARQQQKMSEITSADKFKVLLAKVLFPNPDALFLDEPTNNLDLPAIAWLEERLIRHEGTLLVVSHDRHFLNAVCTHMLDVDYKSIREFTGAYDDWYIAATVISRQAELEREKKLKEKAELERFIARFSANASKARQATSRQKQLEKLNIEAIKPSSRRDPSIVFKPNRKIGNEALKVENLSKSYGSHKVFENLNFVFEPTDKVALIGANGAGKTTFCKILVGELKADKGAVKWGETVQSGYFPQDTADRVNGTATLYEWLRAFDKKAELSAIRNCLGRMLFSGEEQEKSVANASGGEKHRMTLAKLMLEGGNFLVLDEPTNHLDLEAIVALGEALYQFDGAVICVAHDRELIDAFANRVIAFGEDGSVTDFRGSYEEFQAR; from the coding sequence ATGGTTACGGCAATAGGCATAACGCAGCGTTACGGAGCGCGGGTTTTGTTTGAAAACATAAATCTAACGCTAGACAAGGGCAAACGCTACGGTCTGATCGGCGCTAACGGCGCGGGCAAAACGACCTTTCTTAGGATTTTAACGGGGCAAAACGAGCCGAGTTCAGGTTCGGTGGCGATCGATCCCAACGCGCGCGTCGGAGTTTTGGATCAAAATCAGTTTGCCTATGAAAACTACACGCTTTTTGATACGGTTTTGATGGGCAATAAACGGCTCTACGACGCGCTGAAGGAGAAGGAAAAGCTCTACGCCGAAGGCGATTTCGACGACGAAAAGGTCAATAACCGCCTAGCGGAGCTAGAGATGATTACCGCCGAAGAGGACCCGACATACGAAGCGCCCACGCGGGTAACTAAAATCTTGGAGGAGCTTGGTTTTAGCGAGGCTAGGCAACAACAAAAGATGAGCGAGATAACAAGCGCCGATAAGTTCAAAGTCCTTTTGGCGAAGGTTTTGTTTCCTAATCCAGACGCGCTCTTTTTAGACGAGCCTACCAACAACCTCGATCTGCCCGCGATCGCGTGGCTTGAGGAGCGACTGATTCGCCACGAGGGAACGCTTCTCGTCGTTTCGCACGATCGCCACTTCCTTAACGCCGTTTGCACTCATATGCTAGACGTGGATTACAAGAGCATACGCGAATTTACGGGCGCTTACGACGATTGGTATATCGCCGCGACGGTGATAAGCCGTCAAGCGGAGTTGGAGCGCGAAAAGAAGCTGAAAGAAAAGGCGGAGCTGGAGAGGTTTATCGCTAGGTTCAGCGCTAACGCCTCGAAGGCAAGACAAGCCACAAGCCGCCAAAAACAGCTGGAAAAACTTAATATCGAGGCTATTAAACCCTCGTCGCGCCGCGATCCAAGCATTGTGTTCAAGCCAAATCGCAAGATCGGCAACGAGGCGCTAAAGGTGGAAAATCTCTCAAAAAGTTACGGATCGCACAAGGTTTTTGAAAATCTGAACTTTGTTTTCGAGCCGACGGACAAAGTCGCGTTGATCGGCGCTAACGGCGCGGGCAAAACCACCTTTTGCAAAATACTAGTCGGCGAGCTAAAGGCGGACAAGGGCGCGGTTAAGTGGGGCGAAACCGTCCAAAGCGGTTATTTTCCGCAGGATACCGCCGATCGCGTAAACGGAACGGCGACGCTCTACGAATGGTTAAGGGCGTTCGACAAAAAAGCCGAGTTAAGCGCGATACGCAACTGCCTAGGGCGCATGCTCTTTAGCGGCGAGGAGCAGGAAAAAAGCGTCGCTAACGCGAGCGGCGGCGAAAAACACAGAATGACGCTCGCGAAACTGATGTTGGAAGGCGGCAACTTTCTCGTGTTGGACGAGCCGACGAACCATCTTGATCTGGAGGCGATCGTTGCGTTGGGCGAGGCGCTTTATCAATTTGATGGCGCCGTGATATGCGTCGCGCACGATCGCGAACTGATCGACGCTTTCGCAAACCGCGTGATAGCTTTCGGCGAGGACGGAAGCGTAACGGATTTCAGAGGCTCTTACGAGGAGTTTCAAGCGCGCTAA
- a CDS encoding DedA family protein translates to MLGEIVNFIVELVADMGYTGIVVMMFLESSFFPFPSEVAMIPAGYLASRGEMNIYAAIACGVIGSLLGSLFNYYLAATLGRKALLRYGRYLFFTEETMTKMENYFKTHGHISIFSGRLIPVARQYISLPAGLARMNIAAFSVFTALGAGIWVIVLTLLGYFIGENEEAIKPYLNGAIAAALAFIAILTVGYIARHKRRKRHEHSN, encoded by the coding sequence ATGCTCGGCGAAATCGTTAATTTTATCGTGGAGCTGGTAGCCGATATGGGCTATACGGGCATAGTAGTCATGATGTTTTTGGAGAGTAGTTTTTTTCCGTTTCCAAGCGAAGTGGCTATGATCCCAGCGGGCTATTTGGCAAGCAGAGGCGAAATGAATATTTACGCGGCGATCGCCTGCGGCGTTATAGGCAGTCTCTTAGGATCGCTGTTTAACTACTATCTAGCCGCCACGCTTGGGCGAAAAGCGCTGCTTCGTTACGGGCGCTACCTGTTTTTCACGGAAGAAACTATGACAAAGATGGAAAACTACTTCAAGACGCACGGGCATATCTCCATATTCAGCGGGCGGCTGATTCCCGTAGCGCGGCAGTATATATCGCTTCCGGCGGGACTGGCGCGAATGAATATCGCGGCGTTTAGCGTATTTACCGCGCTGGGCGCCGGAATCTGGGTGATCGTCTTAACGCTGCTGGGCTATTTTATCGGCGAGAACGAAGAGGCGATCAAACCCTATCTAAACGGCGCGATCGCGGCGGCTTTGGCGTTTATCGCCATTTTGACTGTTGGCTATATCGCGCGACATAAACGGCGAAAACGGCATGAGCATAGTAATTAA
- a CDS encoding PBP1A family penicillin-binding protein: MTKIKKIMLTMWITALTGSIVAIIVGAVYIVRGLSVNIDPLIYYNPQLTTQVFDRNDELIANLFADEHRIYVPFDKMPSRLVEALVAIEDTIFFEHYGVNLEAIFRAAYKMIRAGRKVEGASTITQQLVRNILLTREKTFDRKLIEAIVSMRVELILSKEQIMERYLNAIFFGHGYYGVRTASLGYFRKELDELSLKEIAMLAGIPQSPNVYDPTKRLSATLARANIVIERMKALGWISDEEYQAAIMEIPKVYDDTLTKNRAPYAIDAIVALLRADYPDIKSGGYIVRSTLDIQMQQAAEGALQRGYQANANRIESFYRAQTDRYNALIKLRAARDINRTAEEREKLNDEIDQIAKSQSALMTKIKPSLDNNYSNWELNETAVSNKVAQLNGALVTIEPQTGDVLALVGGVDYQKSVFNRAFQAKRQLGSSFKPFIYLAAFDLGYSPASQIADISRTYRYAAGADEEEKIWRPTNYENNLVGLMTAREAIVRSRNLATINLIDSIGMIPIFDKLLTYLPKPLPYDMTIALGAHSLTLLEFSEYYTVISNYGERTQTRLANEIIDRFGEVREYEINSTVVTKPEQAYLLINVLQDAVRRGTGMRARVADIEIAGKTGTTNDSRDAWFVGITPDTQTIIWFGNDDDSPMGSAATGGGFSAPVFADYYRELTRERPERKRRFDRPEGVREITTSDKRKEIFTDTSKPPREIRENRVNTNEEILF, from the coding sequence ATGACAAAGATAAAAAAAATTATGCTAACAATGTGGATAACCGCGCTGACGGGGTCGATTGTCGCGATCATAGTTGGCGCGGTATATATTGTTCGCGGTTTGAGCGTAAATATCGATCCGCTTATCTATTACAATCCGCAATTGACTACGCAGGTGTTTGATCGCAACGACGAACTGATCGCGAATCTTTTTGCCGACGAGCATAGAATCTATGTTCCGTTCGACAAAATGCCGTCTAGGCTTGTCGAGGCGTTAGTAGCGATCGAGGATACGATCTTCTTCGAGCATTACGGCGTTAATTTGGAGGCGATCTTTCGCGCGGCGTATAAGATGATCCGCGCCGGACGCAAGGTCGAAGGCGCCAGCACCATCACGCAGCAGCTTGTTAGAAATATCCTGTTAACGCGCGAAAAAACCTTTGATCGCAAACTGATCGAGGCGATTGTTTCCATGCGAGTCGAGCTTATCTTGAGCAAAGAGCAGATTATGGAGCGGTATCTAAACGCCATCTTTTTCGGACACGGCTACTATGGCGTGCGCACCGCTTCTTTGGGCTATTTTCGCAAAGAGCTTGACGAACTAAGCCTAAAAGAGATCGCCATGTTAGCCGGCATTCCCCAATCGCCTAACGTTTACGATCCGACAAAAAGACTTTCGGCGACGCTTGCGCGCGCAAACATCGTTATCGAACGCATGAAGGCGCTAGGTTGGATTAGCGACGAGGAGTATCAAGCGGCGATTATGGAGATTCCAAAGGTTTATGACGACACGCTGACGAAAAATCGAGCGCCATACGCGATCGACGCGATTGTCGCCTTGCTTCGCGCCGATTACCCCGATATTAAAAGCGGCGGTTATATCGTCCGCTCGACGCTGGATATACAGATGCAGCAGGCTGCCGAGGGCGCGTTGCAAAGAGGTTATCAGGCGAACGCAAACAGAATCGAAAGTTTTTATCGCGCTCAAACCGACCGCTACAACGCGCTTATAAAGCTAAGAGCCGCGCGCGATATAAATCGCACGGCGGAAGAGCGGGAGAAACTAAACGACGAAATAGATCAAATCGCCAAAAGCCAATCGGCGCTTATGACAAAAATTAAACCTAGCTTAGATAACAACTACTCAAATTGGGAGCTAAACGAAACCGCCGTAAGCAATAAAGTCGCTCAGCTAAACGGCGCGCTGGTAACGATCGAGCCGCAAACGGGCGACGTGCTGGCGCTGGTGGGCGGGGTCGATTACCAAAAAAGCGTTTTTAACCGCGCTTTTCAGGCAAAAAGGCAGCTTGGAAGCTCCTTTAAGCCGTTTATCTATCTTGCCGCGTTTGATTTAGGCTACTCGCCCGCAAGCCAGATCGCCGATATTTCAAGAACCTATCGATACGCCGCGGGCGCGGACGAGGAAGAAAAAATTTGGCGTCCCACAAACTACGAGAATAATCTTGTCGGTTTAATGACGGCTCGCGAGGCTATCGTCAGATCGCGCAATCTCGCCACCATCAACCTTATAGACTCTATCGGCATGATCCCCATCTTCGACAAATTGCTGACCTATCTGCCAAAACCGTTGCCATACGATATGACGATCGCGCTTGGGGCGCACAGCTTAACCCTTTTAGAGTTTTCGGAGTATTACACCGTGATTTCAAACTACGGCGAGCGGACGCAAACTCGTCTGGCAAACGAAATTATCGATCGCTTCGGCGAGGTTCGCGAATACGAGATCAACTCCACGGTCGTTACCAAGCCGGAGCAAGCCTATCTGCTAATCAACGTTTTGCAAGACGCGGTAAGACGCGGCACGGGTATGCGCGCGCGGGTGGCGGATATAGAGATCGCGGGCAAAACCGGCACCACGAACGACTCTAGGGACGCTTGGTTTGTGGGCATCACGCCCGACACGCAGACGATTATATGGTTTGGCAACGACGACGATTCGCCGATGGGATCGGCGGCTACGGGCGGCGGCTTTAGCGCGCCCGTTTTCGCCGATTACTACAGGGAGCTAACGCGCGAGCGTCCGGAACGCAAACGCCGTTTCGATCGACCGGAAGGCGTGCGCGAAATTACGACGAGCGATAAACGCAAGGAGATATTCACCGACACGAGCAAGCCGCCGAGAGAGATTCGCGAAAACCGCGTAAATACGAACGAGGAGATACTGTTCTAG
- a CDS encoding 16S rRNA (uracil(1498)-N(3))-methyltransferase — MRFLFDKNAGDAAVIVSSKALSHLKVRRARVGDRIALRNLLDDNIYYYSIENFGKTGAVLAFIESELKPVLPRRDVSLAWCAVDPKTIAKTLPALNEIGVGKLTLLLSERSQRNFRANLDRLDRVVAGSCEQCGRSRKMEIVFKELSQFAEETPNAAVFDFGGAKPTSEALRSHTLVVGPEGGFANGDYAALKNPPRFGIDSPLILRSETAIALLASLSLAYA, encoded by the coding sequence ATGCGTTTTTTATTCGACAAGAACGCGGGCGACGCGGCGGTTATCGTATCTAGCAAAGCGCTCTCGCACCTGAAGGTCAGGCGCGCGCGAGTCGGAGATAGGATCGCGCTTCGCAATCTACTAGACGATAATATCTACTACTACTCGATTGAAAATTTTGGAAAAACGGGCGCGGTTTTAGCGTTTATCGAAAGCGAGCTAAAACCGGTTTTGCCCCGCCGCGACGTCTCCTTAGCGTGGTGCGCGGTCGATCCCAAAACAATAGCGAAAACGTTGCCCGCCCTCAACGAAATTGGCGTCGGCAAGCTAACCCTGCTCTTGAGCGAAAGAAGCCAACGCAACTTTCGCGCAAATCTCGATCGCCTCGATCGCGTTGTGGCGGGATCGTGCGAACAGTGCGGGCGATCGCGCAAAATGGAGATCGTTTTTAAGGAGCTTTCGCAATTCGCGGAGGAAACTCCAAACGCGGCGGTTTTTGATTTTGGCGGCGCGAAGCCGACTAGCGAGGCTTTGCGTAGTCATACGCTTGTCGTCGGTCCCGAAGGCGGTTTTGCAAACGGGGATTACGCGGCGCTGAAAAACCCGCCGCGTTTTGGAATCGATTCGCCGTTGATCTTGCGCAGCGAAACCGCGATCGCGTTACTCGCCTCTCTAAGCCTAGCTTACGCCTAA